In a single window of the Pseudomonas oryzihabitans genome:
- a CDS encoding K+/H+ antiporter subunit F: MLTYVTLLCLGMMGIAAVLNVYRLVKGPDMPDRVLALDTLYINVLAIIILFGIWLATDVFFEAALLIAVTGFVGTVALGKHMLHGEIID; encoded by the coding sequence ATGCTCACCTACGTGACCCTGCTGTGCCTGGGGATGATGGGCATAGCCGCCGTGCTCAACGTCTATCGGCTGGTCAAGGGACCCGACATGCCTGATCGGGTGCTGGCGCTGGATACGCTCTATATCAACGTCCTGGCGATCATCATCCTGTTCGGGATCTGGCTGGCCACCGACGTCTTCTTCGAAGCGGCGCTGCTCATCGCCGTGACCGGCTTCGTCGGCACCGTGGCGCTGGGCAAGCATATGCTCCATGGCGAAATCATCGACTGA